Within the Salvia hispanica cultivar TCC Black 2014 chromosome 4, UniMelb_Shisp_WGS_1.0, whole genome shotgun sequence genome, the region TGTTGGTCTCATTTTCCCTTTCAGATTCAAACACCTTTGTGCAAGCCTCGCAACTAAAAGCACCTCTTCCATCCTACCTTGCTCTAAAACTTGAGGATCTAAAATTTTGTCAAGGCATTTTTCTTCCATGCATGTAAGAAATCGTGTTGCTAGGCTTCTGTCATCATCTGTTTTCCCCATAGATATCGCCCTTTGCCCGGTTAGGAGCTCGACAATAACTACTCCAAAACTATAAACATCACTTTTTTCCGTGAACTGACTCGACTGAAAATACTCCGGATCTAGATATCCGAACGTCCCTTTAACCAGAGTAGTCAAATGAGTCTGATCTGCATTAATTGACCGTGAAGTTCCGAAATCCGACACCTTgacaacatatttttcatctaAAAGGATGTTACTAGACTTGATATCTCGATGATAGATAGGCATAGAAGATGCATGATGTAAGTAGGCCAGAGCGCCTGCTATATCTGATGCGATCTTCAAACGCATGCTCCAAGAGATTGGAAATTCATTATTTGGATCGTGAATGAGCTCAAAAAGAGTCCCATTTGGCATGAATTCGTAAACAAGCAGAGGAACCTCGGTCTCTAAGCAACATCCCAACAATTTGACCACATTTCTGTGATTGATTTGCGACAGTATCACCACCTCATTTATGAACTGTTCCAGTTGACTCTCCTCGACCAACTTTGCTTTCTTGACCGCCACAATCTTACCATCCGACAACATTCCTTTGTAGACCGTGCCTTGCCCTCCGCGTCCAAGAATCCGACTTTCATTAAAGTAATCAGTAGCAACCTCCAGCTCTTGTGAGGGGAAAACTTTTGTTTTTCCGAGTGCACCTTCGTTGGTTTGCTGTTGTAGCAGAAGACCACCATTTCGCTTAAAGAACTTCTCTTTAaccattttttcctttctctttttgagCATCTTATACAACCCAAAGCACATAAGGAGGAATAGTACAAAGCCTAATGCAGATCCAATACCtaaatgtaaaatttactCTCATCAGAACATcctttattgaaattttttgtaataaatgATGATATGCATATAATAGATTGTAATATGCAGTGGTTGATTTTAAGGTTGTAATGTTACCTGTCAAGATTATGGTCTTGGTATTGGATTGTTTGTGCTTAATACAGCCACTTGCATATTCCTTTCCATCTTTCTTCCCATCACCATAAAATCCTCTTGGACACACACAGGTAACAGAACCAGGAGTATTGGTGCaacttgaaattgaattgCATGGATTGGTTTTAACATCACCACATTCATCAATATCTACTAGGCCCAATAGCATCACAAGAAAAGCATCATTCTGCATTACTTATCATTATCTATATAATTTAACATGAAAAGTTGCACACTAGTTTAAGTATAAATACTCTGTAAGAGTCCATTATctaacattatttattattattactattataaaaaagtgggctagtaatcttaaaatattttttcaacttCCCTGAAGTTGAGCGTTAAAAGAACTCAAccatgaattaattaattcaatatgcATGCCTTGTAGTAGTATGTTTTAGTGTATCAAGATTGGAAAATTAAGTAATCAAGTTATATGCAAACTCAATACAATTTCAGAAATAGAACGAGTTATAAAGGCTTGTCCAAATCAAATTACACGAATAAacaattcataattataaatttcaaaaaatagaaagtattGATGTGATACTATTTTAttgctaatatttttttcaattttccttatttctcattttatcaaCCAAAGAGGAGTGACAATGAATAGCATATAGCCATATACTAGTATAGGGGCGTCAGTTTGTTTTGACACGGGTTTTAGGAAATTGGTTGGATAACTTAATTGTGTAACGAGCGGAAACTAATATAGTTGACGCCCCTAAAATCTCACTCCTCCTAATAAGTTTAGAAGCAAAAGAAAGGGGAGAGTACTAACCTTGGCATCCCTGGTAAGGATTGCCTTGGTATCCTTTCAAGCAGACGCAGATGTAACCTCCAACATTTCcttcaaaatcaacacaagTAGCATTGCCCTTACAACCATAAGTAGTTGCATTTGTTTTTGCTACATTGCAATTCTCTTTCCCAATCCTCCAATCTAACACCAAAACCGGcttaatataattttcctCTATGAATGGTGCAGTTGAATTACTAAGATATTTCAACGGGTAACTAAAATATGAAGTCTTCTTCTCTGCGATGTAAGCGTAGCTGCAAGGAAAAAGCTTCCTACGTAGCCATTTCCCACTTAAGTCTGTCAAATTTGCTTCCAGGTAAGTTATCCCTGCATATTGAGAAATTCAATGATTCAGATATATGAAATGCACtggatatttttttagtcAATTAAGAAGGgtaatttgtgtttttaaaGGGGTCTTCAATTTTAGTGTAACAACTAAAATTAAGGAACGCAAATGAaagtgttttgaaaaaataaggatgattttttttttttaatttcaaattctcCTAACATAGTAATTGCGTCTTCAAATTTGTATCCTTATACAATAAGTTTGTTTTAAGTGTAGTTTAAGGTGATAGTTACCTCTAGAAATGGGGGTCTGGCAACAGCCAATGGCCGTATCATACCGATCAAAACCTGTAGAAAGCATAGAGAATCCTGCGCAGGAACCGTAATTAGAGTAATCGTCAAGATCATTGGAGCTGCACGAGGCGGCGCAGGTGCCTCCTACAAAGCTTGTGTTGTTGGATTTTCCGTAGGCCACCGCCATGTCGTCGCAGCCAAAGGCAGTGAGCACGTTCTGCGTCGACAGTGTGAACTGAGTTGCTGTCAGATCAATGATCAAGCTCCGATTGTCTGACGAATTGTAGCAATTGAAAGCTGATTTGGGGTAATTGACCCTAATCTGGGTTAGGTTAAGGTCGTAGATTTCTGCATCGAGAGCGGAGAGGTATGCTTTGGGGGGGTTCGTCGAGGCATTGCAGCTGATATTGAAAGATGGATCCATGTAGCAATTTCTCCCAATTCCGAATGGATATGGAATCGATAAATTCCCACATTGATCCACCAAGCATTTGTGTTTAGGATCTCGTATGACGTCATCTAATGATGATAATGGTTCATAAAGAGTTTAGTATATATTTCACTGAAATATTATCCATTTAAAACACAaagtttagtcaaattctagtccgtctcataaattttgaaaatggaatattaaatcaGGAAATTATACATGAATGGACAATTgagaaatattaaaacttcacaatttaatattgggtaaaggtcaattttggtcataaacagccaaaatacgaatttggttcaaaatattcattttttgaaaaacaagtccataacaaataaaaatgtcgTCGAagtagtcattttttttacactcTTACGGTCAATGCTAATTGCACTGTGAcatgaccgttagtttttttacGGAACTATACACAAAAGACCACTTCAATAAGGATTTgatcatttgttatggacctgtttttcaaaaattgaatgttttggaccaaattcgtat harbors:
- the LOC125221485 gene encoding wall-associated receptor kinase 2-like; amino-acid sequence: MNSESSSHSRSDEEISHSSSEEEVPPAPTGWDVAGFANNPVNNYISRFIQSELARMQQPPQRPIRRRRRYIPRDHAGGHDRLFADYFAEEPRYPADVFRRRFRMRRSLFLRIVNALSARYPEFRLQRDATGKLGLSPLQKCTVAIRQLAYGGSADMFDEYLQCGETTGNECLKNFCQGVREIFGGHYLRSPDAADCQFLLDWHWRTHGFPGMLGSIDRMHWQWKNCPTAWRGQFTTGYKGPSIEFTANGNVHNMGYYLADGIYPQWPVFLKTIRCPIGDSRKYFARAQESARKDVERAFGVLQSRFALVKGPTRFYYQGDIADIMYACIIMHNMIIEDEHEGVLNVTNDTSVASSSHGSSYLEAKLTDLSGVLVGGSRAFPCSYAFIQEATSASGNHSVFSYKLEFLQNNSKAFSDEFTETMMTPVPVVRLKWRIGNKNCSQQLTNDPSYACRDTSICRDKSVVNGDGYHCKCSQGNKGNAYLIGGCQDDVIRDPKHKCLVDQCGNLSIPYPFGIGRNCYMDPSFNISCNASTNPPKAYLSALDAEIYDLNLTQIRVNYPKSAFNCYNSSDNRSLIIDLTATQFTLSTQNVLTAFGCDDMAVAYGKSNNTSFVGGTCAASCSSNDLDDYSNYGSCAGFSMLSTGFDRYDTAIGCCQTPISRGITYLEANLTDLSGKWLRRKLFPCSYAYIAEKKTSYFSYPLKYLSNSTAPFIEENYIKPVLVLDWRIGKENCNVAKTNATTYGCKGNATCVDFEGNVGGYICVCLKGYQGNPYQGCQDIDECGDVKTNPCNSISSCTNTPGSVTCVCPRGFYGDGKKDGKEYASGCIKHKQSNTKTIILTGIGSALGFVLFLLMCFGLYKMLKKRKEKMVKEKFFKRNGGLLLQQQTNEGALGKTKVFPSQELEVATDYFNESRILGRGGQGTVYKGMLSDGKIVAVKKAKLVEESQLEQFINEVVILSQINHRNVVKLLGCCLETEVPLLVYEFMPNGTLFELIHDPNNEFPISWSMRLKIASDIAGALAYLHHASSMPIYHRDIKSSNILLDEKYVVKVSDFGTSRSINADQTHLTTLVKGTFGYLDPEYFQSSQFTEKSDVYSFGVVIVELLTGQRAISMGKTDDDRSLATRFLTCMEEKCLDKILDPQVLEQGRMEEVLLVARLAQRCLNLKGKMRPTMKEVSTELESYRISQMSCSNVKEEVEDETVFEAKPISFSDIEYSWTASYKSLSPSSSDAHPLMHAT